The following are encoded in a window of Parambassis ranga chromosome 15, fParRan2.1, whole genome shotgun sequence genomic DNA:
- the wdr27 gene encoding WD repeat-containing protein 27, with amino-acid sequence MIEKLTVTPDRVLSNKQLACCRSHCGLPIHGSKILIYNNDDVQQEPLVLTGHHREISAMTFGKRSRPVTLCSASPDYIIVWDVELCQKRTQEGKVAAGKVIGTLLGEVVHLTFCYSDERVAACSGATIYVLSSKRQEVISTLTGHLGPLTSAEFCSWNKDLLVTTSEDRTFKVWDLKAEVVVYQSFVLSASPLLSVCFSEKDNHLITGSKDGQVWCFSLKDDHKCQLVTKMDLQAMEKTHHLRQKSAGNVTTQQSACQNNHETSKPVLNMAFCGSFSQTNSDRQKDNSWFCIGSSDGLYVVDVATSELLTVLYFRDHPNLNIFTAGSWSVPPGCASTMVALVSSVFTPCVVLLELPLCDLVRRRTCSEGFSVFPSSPPLLESPLNAELKKKEPNHPKKKGGVKEQPLVFHSKVKSSGYTSAPRKIMFSPKTNVQKVSSSKKKANKSIGLIHRDYPADSNAPTNMCIDLRVSSKQVSCLQYSGDGKQILCGLGDSSVLLYKSSLTGKPTACIGHDKPVGSVSWSLNRQWWLSASEDQSLRIWTHCNPEPAIVVGKSMFSKPIRSAQFYYLDKFILLGSGPSLLLYLYNVDMTHDDIKRYEQRSIVKLARSFTTTTATEITALSAINDFFSYIVLVCGSDRSIQVFDMNKGTVVSTLPDAHSRAIHCITQNKGPVFSTQTPDSHNLFLTSAATDGVKMWDLRTLRCVQRYDNHLNRCHPCSSAISPCGRFIASGSEDHCAYVYDIRSSTYLHKLQNHSDTVLSVAFNPSTPELLTGTLDGKLRLFHPSSGSYLTHNTLAFTALHSL; translated from the exons ATGATTGAAAAACTCACGGTTACTCCCGACAGAGTTCTGTCAAACAAGCAGCTCGCATGTTGTCGGTCTCATTGTGGTTTACCTATACATGGCAGCAAAATCCTCATTTACAATAATGACGACGTACAGCAAGAG CCCCTGGTGCTGACCGGTCACCATCGTGAAATTAGTGCTATGACATTTGGAAAGAGAAGCAGACCTGTTACACTCTGCTCAGCGTCTCCTGATTATATCATCGTGTGGGATGTTGAACTATGCCAGAAGAGAACACAAGAAG GTAAAGTTGCTGCTGGGAAGGTTATCGGGACCTTACTGGGTGAAGTCGTCCATCTTACCTTCTGTTACTCTGATGAGCGAGTGGCTGCATGTTCAGGAGCAACGATTTATGTCCTCAGCTCAAAG AGGCAGGAAGTGATCTCTACCCTGACTGGCCACCTCGGACCTTTAACATCAGCAGAGTTCTGCTCCTGGAATAAAGACCTTCTGGTCACCACATCGGAGGACCGCACCTTTAAG gtTTGGGATTTAAAAGCTGAAGTAGTTGTCTACCAGTCATTTGTGCTCTCAG CCTCTCCGTTGCTCAGTGTGTGCTTCTCAGAGAAGGACAATCACCTTATCACAGGCTCAAAGGATGGACAG GTGTGGTGCTTTTCTTTGAAAGATGACCACAAGTGTCAACTGGTGACCAAAATGGACCTTCAGGCAATGGAAAAAACACATCACCTGCGCCAAAAGTCTGCAGGTAATGTCACAACTCAGCAGTCAGCGTGTCAAAATAATCATG AGACTTCCAAGCCTGTCCTCAATATGGCTTTTTGTGGCTCATTTTCACAAACGAATTCTGACCGACAAAA GGACAACAGCTGGTTTTGTATTGGAAGCTCTGATGGCCTGTATGTGGTGGATGTGGCTACCTCAGAACTCCTAACAGTACTGTATTTCAGAG atCACCCAAACCTTAACATCTTCACGGCTGGGTCATGGTCTGTCCCTCCTGGATGTGCTTCCACT ATGGTGGCCTTAGTGAGCTCGGTGTTTACTCCATGTGTGGTCCTTTTGGAGTTGCCTCTGTGTGACCTTGTGAGGAGGAGGACTTGCTCTGAAGGCTTTTCAGTCTTCCCAAG TTCTCCTCCACTGCTTGAATCTCCTCTGAATGCCGAGTTAAAGAAGAAGGAACCCAACCATCCTAAAAAGAAAG GAGGTGTAAAGGAACAGCCTCTGGTTTTCCACTCAAAGGTGAAGTCATCTGGATACACCAGTGCCCCAAG AAAGATCATGTTCTCACCTAAAACAAATGTACAGAAGGTTTCGTCTTCTAAGAAAAAGGCAAACAAAAGCAT TGGCTTAATCCACAGAGATTACCCAGCAGACAGTAATGCACCAACCAATATGTGCATTGATCTGAGGGTCTCCAGTAAACAAGTCTCATGCCTTCAGTACTCAG GTGATGGAAAACAAATCCTGTGTGGTCTTGGCGACAGCTCAGTGTTACTGTACAAGTCCAGCCTCACTGGCAAACCAACTGCCTGCATAG GCCATGACAAGCCAGTGGGCAGTGTGAGCTGGAGCCTCAACCGACAGTGGTGGTTAAGTGCGTCAGAGGACCAGTCACTACGAATCTGGACCCACTGCAACCCAGAGCCCGCCATTGTTGTG GGCAAAAGTATGTTCTCAAAACCCATTAGAAGCGCCCAGTTTTATTACTTGGACAAATTCATTCTTCTGGGCTCTGGaccatctctgttgttgtacCTGTATAATGTGGACATGACACATGATGACATAAAAAG ATATGAGCAACGGAGTATCGTCAAATTGGCAAGAAGCTTCacgacaacaacagcaacagaaatCACCGCCTTGTCTGCAATCAATGATTTCTTCTCTT ACATTGTCCTGGTGTGTGGTTCAGATCGGTCCATTCAAGTGTTTGATATGAACAAAGGTACAGTTGTCTCAACGCTGCCTGATGCCCACAGCAGAGCCATCCACTGCATCACACAGAACaag ggACCAGTGTTCAGCACACAGACTCCAGATTCACACAACCTCTTCCTCACCAGTGCAGCCACAGATGGTGTAAAAATGTGGGACCTTCGTACACTTAG GTGTGTACAGCGCTATGACAACCATCTAAATCGTTGCCATCCATGCTCTTCAGCCATCTCACCATGTGGCCGTTTCATTGCCTCAGGCTCTGAGGATCACTGT GCCTATGTGTACGACATCCGCAGCAGCACATACCTCCACAAACTTCAAAACCACTCCGACACAGTGCTCAGTGTTGCTTTCAACCCTTCTACACCAGAG